One Synechococcus sp. PROS-9-1 DNA window includes the following coding sequences:
- a CDS encoding DNA polymerase III subunit beta codes for MPSRLSTSTAYWNLRAEQVMDQVFQAAEPSLKAVEIRVEPAPDPANNQVADPLATSQRSTQQWQQLTLIGMTLGALLCSAWLARSWQLSEQALYRERNMALTEKLKARATPSPSASPKPAEPETVASLPSLEPLTLPLSAAIAPAPLSQPALVGVVHAEVGGSAIFQIDNQSLSATPGESIGNSGWSLLSLSSTGAVIERNGKRQSLSIGGAF; via the coding sequence GTGCCCTCTCGCCTCTCCACATCCACGGCGTATTGGAATCTGCGCGCTGAACAGGTGATGGACCAGGTGTTCCAAGCAGCGGAACCCTCGCTGAAGGCCGTTGAGATTCGAGTGGAACCAGCCCCAGATCCAGCCAACAACCAAGTTGCGGATCCGCTTGCAACATCGCAGCGCAGCACTCAGCAGTGGCAGCAGCTCACCCTGATCGGCATGACGCTCGGCGCCCTGCTCTGTAGTGCTTGGTTGGCTCGCAGCTGGCAGCTCTCCGAACAAGCCCTCTATCGCGAGCGCAATATGGCTCTCACTGAAAAGCTCAAAGCACGCGCCACCCCCTCTCCCTCTGCATCTCCCAAACCAGCTGAACCTGAGACGGTCGCCAGCCTGCCCAGCCTCGAACCGCTCACGCTGCCGCTCAGTGCAGCGATTGCCCCAGCTCCCTTGAGCCAGCCAGCTCTCGTGGGAGTTGTCCACGCCGAAGTGGGGGGATCGGCGATCTTCCAAATAGACAATCAATCGCTCTCTGCCACTCCTGGCGAAAGCATCGGCAACAGTGGCTGGTCCTTGCTGAGCCTTTCCAGCACCGGTGCGGTAATTGAACGCAACGGCAAGCGCCAGTCCCTTTCGATCGGAGGTGCCTTCTAG
- a CDS encoding M23 family metallopeptidase, which yields MPRQIFAVLLIAMIAGTHADAKPSRPRDTPILTSVSDLALLGPKVRPLSQRLWPIRRGERIRLEYPLPYLAQEVSPYGWRFSDHRGKWRLHTGHDLIAPAGTGVLAALSGKALMVQPISGYGLTVVLDHGNGWQTLYAHLLRARIRPGQLIQTGDLIGNVGKSGHASTAHLHFELRRFKNGQMMAIDPAPLLQLRKTSRR from the coding sequence GTGCCTCGACAGATCTTCGCGGTATTGCTGATCGCAATGATTGCAGGCACCCATGCCGATGCCAAGCCTTCACGGCCAAGGGATACACCAATCCTGACGAGCGTCTCCGACCTTGCACTTCTAGGCCCAAAAGTGAGACCGCTATCTCAACGCTTGTGGCCAATCAGGCGTGGAGAGAGGATCAGACTCGAATACCCGCTTCCCTATCTTGCCCAGGAAGTGAGCCCTTACGGTTGGCGATTTTCAGACCATAGAGGCAAGTGGCGCTTACATACAGGACATGATTTGATCGCACCCGCTGGAACAGGAGTCTTGGCTGCACTCTCAGGAAAAGCCTTGATGGTGCAACCCATTTCTGGATACGGACTGACCGTCGTACTCGATCATGGCAATGGCTGGCAAACGCTTTACGCTCATTTACTTCGTGCTCGAATCAGGCCCGGCCAACTCATCCAAACCGGTGACCTAATCGGGAATGTAGGGAAAAGCGGCCATGCCAGCACCGCTCATCTTCATTTCGAGCTCCGTCGCTTCAAGAATGGGCAGATGATGGCGATTGACCCTGCCCCGCTTCTTCAGCTACGCAAGACATCGAGACGCTGA